A stretch of the Diadema setosum chromosome 16, eeDiaSeto1, whole genome shotgun sequence genome encodes the following:
- the LOC140240168 gene encoding uncharacterized protein — translation MPRRCIVAGCSKTTKDGVSLHTFPSDEKLRRIWTARVKLTRVDWNGPSRSSLVCSAHFTDDSFEEGLHQQFQIERLRRLKADALPVITLQNNGESLKRPRSGNNKPARPGAEKRRKMKMLDELLAGQDPPQETLQPQDLLQEPPQGTMYDVADVVEEQQKEGESDKEVEKEEDSDDSSNNRPSSPDYQPSSSPSDDQNSPEKPRRHKRTRGQRPRGVWEPPQCKPHEEKKYVVFESKLIELLQMCPACGSAAVQVTKREVGTLLSVNRECLECSATLSTWESQPFFGAAPAGNVLLSASILFAGGSSTKTLRILRHMGVATITERTFFLHQKYVLEPSLQHQWELHQTELLTQLLERGTPLTIGGDGRADSPGHSAKYGAYSAMELTINKVIDFQLVQSNEVKGSFHMELEGYKRVIRNLSEKGLAVAKLVTDRHRQLAKHVREKSPEIIHMYDVWHVAKSVRKKVHALATQKECRELLKWEQSISNHIYWVAASCQDEEKELKAAKWKSLTNHIQGIHQGHSEIFPNCLHEDLENRDTKKKWLKPGTKACEKLCDLLTSKMLVNDVKRLSSEKQTASLESFHGIINHFAPKLMVYGYHGMTSRLQLAALHYNANSDRTQAKTKSGKRRYRVVKPKYKPDKASVKVCKGKVSFSYVRDLMEEVSRRSVNYSASELEKKDAPPFLSSQYTYQAKDDLIRQHTSRFCLDT, via the exons ATGCCGAGGCGATGCATCGTCGCAGGGTGTAGCAAGACTACAAAGGATGGGGTTAGCCTGCACACCTTCCCAAGCGATGAAAAACTCAGACGAATCTGGACCGCAAGAGTTAAGCTCACACGGGTCGACTGGAACGGGCCCAGCCGCTCAAGTCTAGTGTGCAGTGCACATTTCACGGACGATTCATTCGAAGAGGGGCTGCACCAGCAATTTCAGATCGAACGCCTCCGAAGGCTCAAAGCAGATGCCCTGCCTGTGATAACACTGCAGAATAATGGCGAATCGTTGAAGAGGCCGAGAAGTGGCAACAACAAGCCAGCAAGGCCAGGCGCAGAGAAGAGGAGGAAAATGAAA ATGCTGGATGAGCTTCTTGCTGGCCAAGATCCCCCTCAGGAAACTCTCCAGCCTCAGGATCTCCTTCAGGAACCTCCCCA GGGAACAATGTATGATGTGGCAGATGTTGTGGAGGAGCAGCAGAAGGAAGGAGAGTCAGACAAAGAAGTAGAGAAGGAAGAAGACAGTGATGATTCAAGCAATAACCGGCCTTCTTCTCCGGATTATCAACCTTCATCCTCTCCCTCTGATGATCAGAACTCACCTGAGAAGCCACGAAGACATAAACG GACAAGAGGGCAGAGACCAAGAGGTGTATGGGAGCCTCCCCAGTGCAAGCcacatgaagagaaaaaatatgTGGTCTTTGAGTCCAAGCTGATAGAACTTCTTCAGATGTGCCCTGCTTGTGGCTCTGCTGCTGTTCAGGTCACAAAAAGGGAGGTAGGAACTCTCTTGTCTGTAAACAGAGAGTGCTTGGAATGCTCTGCGACCTTGAGTACGTGGGAGAGTCAACCCTTCTTTGGTGCCGCTCCTGCGGGAAATGTTCTTCTGTCAGCAAGCATCCTCTTTGCAGGTGGTAGCTCTACCAAGACCCTCCGCATCCTTCGCCACATGGGAGTTGCCACCATTACTGAAAGGACCTTCTTTCTGCACCAGAAATATGTGTTGGAGCCATCTCTTCAACACCAATGGGAGTTGCATCAAACAGAGCTCCTCACACAGCTTCTGGAAAGGGGAACTCCACTAACGATCGGTGGTGATGGCCGGGCTGATAGCCCTGGCCATTCAGCAAAGTATGGGGCATACTCTGCCATGGAGCTCACTATCAACAAAGTCATCGATTTCCAGTTGGTGCAG AGCAATGAGGTGAAAGGTTCGTTTCACATGGAATTGGAGGGCTATAAGAGAGTCATCAGAAACCTCAGTGAGAAGGGGTTAGCGGTAGCCAAGCTCGTCACTGACAGGCACCGACAGCTGGCAAAGCATGTCAGAGAGAAGAGTCCAGAAATCATCCACATGTATGATGTGTGGCATGTCGCCAAAA GTGTGCGGAAGAAGGTCCATGCTTTGGCCACACAGAAAGAATGTCGGGAGCTACTGAAATGGGAGCAAAGTATAAGCAACCACATCTACTGGGTAGCTGCTTCATGCCAGGATGAGGAGAAGGAGTTGAAGGCTGCCAAATGGAAATCTCTAACCAACCATATCCAAGGCATCCACCAAGGTCACTCAGAGATCTTCCCCAACTGCCTCCATGAAGACTTGGAAAATCGTGACACAAAGAAGAAATGGCTAAAACCTG GCACAAAGGCATGCGAGAAGCTGTGTGACCTTTTGACATCAAAAATGCTGGTCAATGATGTGAAAAGGTTGTCCAGTGAGAAGCAAACAGCATCGCTCGAGTCTTTCCATGGAATCATAAACCACTTTGCCCCTAAGCTCATGGTGTATGGATACCATGGCATGACCAGCAG ACTCCAACTAGCTGCACTGCATTATAATGCCAACAGCGACCGTACACAAGCTAAGACCAAGAGTGGGAAAAGGCGTTATAGAGTGGTTAAGCCAAAGTACAAGCCCGACAAAGCATCAGTGAAGGTTTGCAAGGGAAAGGTTTCATTTT CCTATGTTCGTGACCTGATGGAAGAGGTATCCCGCCGGAGTGTTAACTACAGTGCAAGTGAACTGGAGAAGAAAGATGCCCCACCATTCCTTAGCAGCCAGTACACATACCAGGCCAAGGATGACCTCATCCGCCAGCATACCAGCCGTTTCTGTCTGGATACCTGA